The following DNA comes from Candidatus Peregrinibacteria bacterium.
CGCACTTTGCAAGAGGTAGATGTTATTGCGGCGGAAGATACACGTCATACCGGAAACCTTTTGAAGCATTTTGAAATTTCAAAACCCATTGTTTCATGTCATCAAAACAGTAATCCAGAGAAAATTCTTTACCTTCTTGCAGAAGGAAAAAGCGTAGCACTTGTCACTGATGCTGGAACACCAGGTATTTCCGATCCCGGAACAAAGTTTGTTTCTGCCACGGTTTCTGCGGGATTTTCCATTAGCTCCATTCCGGGCGCATCCGCATTTCTTACTGCGCTTTCTGCAAGTGGATTCCCCGCAAATACTTTTTCTTTTCTTGGTTATGCTCCGCAAAAAAAAGGTCGCGAAACTTTTTTTCGCTCCCTCAGAGAACAAAAAGAAACTGTTATTTTCTATGAATCCACTCATCGTATTCTCAAATGCTTGGAGTCTCTTGTAAAGGAAATTCCCAATCGGCAAATAGTCGTTGCACGAGAGCTCACCAAGCTCCATGAAGAATTTTTACGGGGAACTCCAGAAGATGCGCAAGAGGTGCTTAAACATTCTCCAGAAAAACAGAAGGGGGAATTTGTGGTACTCGTAGCACCAGATCGATTTCACCTTGAGATACGCGTTCCTAAGAAATAACTCCATTCGCTTTTGAGACACATATCCTTAGAGATTTTGCTTCCCATCATGAGGGGGTCATCAGGGAAGATAAATTGATTTCCTCATAAAAATATGAGAGAATAATCGGAATTTTTTGAAAGAAACACA
Coding sequences within:
- the rsmI gene encoding 16S rRNA (cytidine(1402)-2'-O)-methyltransferase, whose product is MKNIPEKFSVSSLPPSSGRSGILFVVATPIGNREDITLRALRTLQEVDVIAAEDTRHTGNLLKHFEISKPIVSCHQNSNPEKILYLLAEGKSVALVTDAGTPGISDPGTKFVSATVSAGFSISSIPGASAFLTALSASGFPANTFSFLGYAPQKKGRETFFRSLREQKETVIFYESTHRILKCLESLVKEIPNRQIVVARELTKLHEEFLRGTPEDAQEVLKHSPEKQKGEFVVLVAPDRFHLEIRVPKK